The Microbacter sp. GSS18 genome has a segment encoding these proteins:
- a CDS encoding DUF1990 domain-containing protein: protein MVDIGSGSLTQVSEVAWRERPAGYRAWERSTDIGAGEQLWDWATLEVLRWGVKTRSGFTVTPDRRVSPGDRPVITAHPFGLSIREPVEVVDVIETDTRVGFASRTLPQHPVSGEEAFIIERAGDKVTLTIRSLTRASETWRWRVVYPLLLAAQVFARRRYLHALLDAAQ from the coding sequence GGTCAGCGAAGTTGCCTGGCGAGAGCGGCCTGCCGGGTACCGCGCGTGGGAACGGTCCACCGACATCGGCGCTGGAGAGCAACTCTGGGACTGGGCCACGCTTGAGGTGCTCCGGTGGGGCGTCAAGACCCGCAGCGGCTTCACCGTCACCCCTGATCGGCGAGTCTCGCCTGGTGATCGTCCCGTCATCACCGCCCATCCCTTCGGGCTGTCGATTCGAGAACCAGTAGAGGTGGTCGACGTCATCGAAACCGACACTCGAGTCGGTTTCGCCTCCCGGACACTTCCGCAGCATCCTGTCTCCGGAGAAGAGGCGTTCATCATCGAACGCGCTGGCGACAAGGTCACGCTCACCATCCGCTCTCTCACCCGCGCGAGCGAGACCTGGCGGTGGCGGGTTGTCTACCCGCTCCTGCTCGCGGCGCAAGTGTTCGCCCGCCGCCGATACCTGCACGCCCTCCTCGATGCCGCGCAGTAA